A window of the Cystobacter fuscus genome harbors these coding sequences:
- a CDS encoding glycoside hydrolase family 3 protein yields MERLFARRKTPACALVALLALTACPSKPEPTPDPDPTNPPPEQAIDKPLEPLPDWPRVQSTIPRDEELEKRIDAIVSAMTLEEKIGQMTQPEIKSITPEQVRDYHIGSVLNGGGAWPNSNKAATIQDWTSLADRYWEASMDKTANPHQIPITWGTDAVHGHNNVKGATFFPHNIGLGATRDPELIKRIGEVTAREVVSTGIDWVFGPTLAVVRDDRWGRTYEGYSEDPALVAAYGGKIVEGLQGQLGKDAKANEKVVATPKHFLGDGGTLKGKNEGITFVTEQDLLNIHGRGYVTALEAGAQTVMASFSSWKDASKGESAKPYKMHAGKYLLTDVLKNKMGFDGYVISDWNGLGQIKPDNSDSPITCTAANCPEAINAGVDMIMVPSDWKAFITNTIDSVKKGEIKQERIDDAVRRILRVKLRAGLFTKPKPSERMTTAQVGTPEHRAVAREAVRKSLVLLKNNGNTLPLARSAKILVAGESADSLRDQSGGWSLSWQGNDNTNEEFGGGTTLWGAIQKIAPNAVHSADGALADASYDVAVVVLGEIPYAEGYGDIGDNFTLEYSNIRLSNSGGAPFKGKRDLELLNSLKAKGVKKIVTVLYSGRPLYTHRELNRSDAFVAAFLPGTEGDGITDVLFKKEDGSVDFDFTGKLSYSWPKSACQTAINRLDASYEPLYPYGYGLSYAQGQEQGALEEASPAKGCGAGDLPTDTTNQPLVIFERGNQNGWVMRIGADPKWDIEVRQSTGDSTQTLQGEVIATPTGDRVGSQWAGIEATWTKAGQILMQASGERRNLQAYRNSNSSVVFDLKMSEYPTSGVTARVDTPWPQRAELDVTQAFKALPLGEWTEVALPLVCFNDENVNYQEVDTPLLLTTSGTMKLTIANIRWVPNKPGTVTCAGAPTPAALSGKK; encoded by the coding sequence ATGGAACGGCTGTTCGCAAGGCGCAAGACTCCCGCGTGCGCGCTCGTGGCGCTACTGGCGTTGACGGCGTGCCCCTCGAAACCGGAGCCGACGCCCGACCCCGACCCCACGAATCCCCCGCCCGAGCAGGCCATCGACAAGCCCCTGGAGCCGCTGCCGGACTGGCCCCGGGTGCAGAGCACCATCCCTCGCGACGAGGAGCTGGAGAAGCGCATCGACGCCATCGTGAGCGCGATGACGCTCGAGGAGAAGATCGGGCAGATGACCCAGCCCGAAATCAAGAGCATCACGCCCGAGCAGGTGCGCGACTACCACATCGGCTCGGTGCTCAACGGAGGCGGCGCCTGGCCCAACTCGAACAAGGCCGCGACGATCCAGGACTGGACGTCGCTCGCCGACAGGTATTGGGAGGCCTCGATGGACAAGACGGCCAACCCCCACCAGATCCCCATCACCTGGGGAACGGACGCGGTGCACGGCCACAACAACGTGAAGGGCGCGACGTTCTTCCCGCACAACATCGGCCTGGGCGCCACGCGGGATCCGGAGCTGATCAAGCGCATTGGCGAGGTGACGGCGCGCGAGGTGGTCAGCACCGGCATCGACTGGGTCTTCGGTCCGACGCTCGCCGTGGTGCGCGATGATCGCTGGGGCCGCACCTATGAGGGCTACTCCGAGGATCCCGCCCTCGTGGCGGCGTACGGGGGGAAGATCGTCGAGGGGCTCCAGGGTCAGCTCGGCAAGGACGCCAAGGCCAACGAGAAGGTCGTCGCCACGCCCAAGCACTTCCTGGGGGATGGCGGCACCCTCAAGGGCAAGAACGAAGGCATCACCTTCGTCACCGAGCAGGATCTGCTCAACATCCACGGCCGCGGCTACGTCACCGCGCTCGAGGCGGGTGCCCAGACGGTCATGGCGTCCTTCAGCAGCTGGAAGGATGCCTCCAAGGGCGAGAGCGCCAAGCCCTACAAGATGCACGCCGGCAAGTACCTGCTGACGGACGTGCTGAAGAACAAGATGGGCTTCGACGGCTACGTCATCTCCGACTGGAACGGCCTCGGGCAGATCAAGCCGGACAACAGCGACTCGCCCATCACCTGCACCGCCGCGAACTGCCCGGAGGCGATCAACGCCGGCGTGGACATGATCATGGTGCCCTCGGACTGGAAAGCCTTCATCACGAACACCATCGACTCGGTGAAGAAGGGGGAGATCAAGCAGGAGCGCATCGACGACGCGGTGCGCCGCATCCTGCGCGTGAAGCTCCGCGCGGGCCTGTTCACCAAGCCCAAGCCCTCCGAGCGCATGACCACCGCCCAGGTCGGCACGCCCGAGCACCGGGCCGTGGCGCGCGAGGCGGTGCGCAAGTCGCTCGTGCTGCTCAAGAACAACGGCAACACGCTGCCGCTCGCGCGCTCGGCGAAGATCCTCGTGGCGGGCGAGAGCGCCGACAGCCTGAGGGATCAGTCCGGTGGCTGGTCCCTGAGCTGGCAGGGCAATGACAACACGAACGAGGAGTTCGGCGGTGGCACCACGCTGTGGGGCGCCATCCAGAAGATCGCCCCCAATGCCGTGCACAGCGCCGACGGAGCGCTCGCGGACGCGAGCTACGACGTGGCCGTGGTGGTGCTCGGGGAAATCCCCTACGCCGAGGGCTACGGCGACATCGGGGACAACTTCACCCTGGAGTACTCCAACATCCGGCTGAGCAACTCCGGCGGCGCCCCCTTCAAGGGCAAGAGGGATCTGGAGCTCCTCAACAGCCTGAAGGCCAAGGGCGTGAAGAAGATCGTCACCGTGCTGTACTCGGGCCGCCCGCTCTACACCCACAGGGAGCTCAACCGCTCGGATGCCTTCGTCGCGGCCTTCCTGCCCGGCACCGAGGGGGACGGCATCACGGACGTGCTGTTCAAGAAGGAGGACGGCTCGGTCGACTTCGACTTCACCGGCAAGCTGTCCTACTCCTGGCCCAAGAGCGCCTGCCAGACGGCGATCAACCGGCTGGATGCGAGCTACGAGCCCCTCTACCCCTACGGCTACGGTCTGAGCTACGCCCAGGGCCAGGAGCAGGGCGCGCTCGAGGAGGCCAGCCCGGCGAAGGGCTGCGGCGCGGGCGACCTGCCGACGGACACCACGAACCAGCCGCTGGTCATCTTCGAGCGCGGCAACCAGAACGGCTGGGTCATGCGCATTGGCGCGGATCCCAAGTGGGACATCGAGGTGCGCCAGTCCACGGGCGATAGCACCCAGACGCTCCAGGGCGAGGTCATCGCCACCCCGACGGGTGACCGCGTGGGCAGCCAGTGGGCCGGCATCGAGGCCACCTGGACGAAGGCGGGGCAGATCCTCATGCAGGCGTCCGGGGAGCGGCGCAACCTCCAGGCGTACCGCAACTCGAACAGCTCGGTGGTGTTCGACCTCAAGATGAGCGAGTACCCGACCAGCGGGGTGACCGCCCGGGTGGACACCCCGTGGCCCCAGCGCGCCGAGCTCGACGTCACCCAGGCCTTCAAGGCGCTGCCCCTCGGGGAGTGGACGGAGGTCGCCCTCCCGCTCGTGTGCTTCAATGACGAGAACGTGAACTACCAGGAGGTCGACACGCCCCTGTTGCTCACCACCTCCGGCACGATGAAGCTGACGATCGCCAACATCCGCTGGGTGCCGAACAAGCCGGGCACGGTCACGTGCGCGGGCGCCCCGACCCCGGCGGCCCTCTCCGGGAAGAAGTAG
- a CDS encoding YbhB/YbcL family Raf kinase inhibitor-like protein yields MEIGHTVRALLTGVPHLLLGGRSSVRAGAERLASARLGVRGLPVIIPMDSVAFNQGGPIPSRYTADGDSLTPPLLWRDVPERTRSLVLIAEDPDAPTPQPFVHWIALMPPEARSLGILLSKEQATTVETGRTTLLRTGWVGCSPPRGDSAHHYHFQLFALDRELHRGTHPGRSSLLRQMKGHVLGFGELVGTYQRGALH; encoded by the coding sequence ATGGAAATCGGTCATACGGTTCGGGCTTTGCTGACGGGAGTTCCCCACCTCCTCCTCGGAGGCCGCTCGTCGGTCAGGGCGGGAGCCGAGCGGCTCGCGTCCGCCCGGCTCGGTGTGCGTGGACTGCCGGTGATCATCCCCATGGATTCCGTGGCCTTCAACCAGGGCGGGCCCATTCCCAGCCGGTACACCGCGGATGGGGACAGCCTCACTCCGCCCCTGTTGTGGCGGGACGTGCCCGAGCGGACGCGCTCGCTCGTCCTCATCGCCGAGGATCCCGACGCCCCCACGCCCCAGCCCTTCGTGCATTGGATCGCCCTGATGCCCCCGGAGGCCCGCAGCCTGGGCATCCTGTTGAGCAAGGAGCAGGCGACGACGGTCGAGACGGGTCGCACGACGCTGCTGCGCACCGGTTGGGTGGGCTGCTCGCCGCCCCGTGGTGACTCCGCGCACCACTACCACTTCCAGCTCTTCGCCCTGGATCGGGAGCTCCACCGCGGCACGCACCCGGGACGCTCCTCGCTCCTGCGCCAGATGAAGGGCCACGTGCTGGGCTTTGGTGAACTGGTGGGCACCTACCAGCGCGGCGCGCTCCACTGA